The sequence below is a genomic window from Halomonas halophila.
ATCCTCGCCGTGGTCATGGGCGGCGAAGGTCGCCCCCTGGCGAAAGTCATGACGGACCAGCCCCGGCGCATCGAGCAGCTCGATCGTGGTCGCGTCGGCGGCCAGGGTGCTCAGCGATTTCGCCAGCCAGGGCGTCAACGCATCGCCGACCCAGAACACCACGTCGGCCCGGTCCAGCGTCGCGGCCTCCGAAGGGCGCATGGAATAGCCGTGAGGTGACGCACCGGGCTGGATGACCGGCATCGGCGTGCCGAGATCGCCCATGACCTGGGCGACCAGCGACTGGACGGGCGGAATGTCCACCGCGACGCGGGGAACATCGGCGGCCGCGAAGCCCGGGACGGCCAGCAACGAGAGAAGCCAGGGACGGCGATTCAGGGGCATGGGGATCTCCTTTCAGGTCTCTTTCAGGTCACGAATAAAATGTTATATCATAACGTTTTTAGCAAGTCCCCTGTCGAGGCTGCCCCTGGCGGAGCAACGACGACCTGATGGAGCCGCCATGCCCCTACTGAGCCTGAGCGACGTCGGCGTCACCCGACGTGGCCATACCATCCTGGACGGCATCGACCTGTCCCTGGAAAGGAACGAGATCGTCACCATCGTCGGGCCGAACGGGTCCGGCAAGACCACGCTGCTACGCGTGATCATCGGCGCCCTGGCACCGAGCCGGGGTCGGGTATCCCACGACGCCTCGCTGACCATCGGCTACGTGCCGCAGCGCCTGCACATCGATCCCACCCTGCCCATGACCGTGTCGCGCTTCATGGCCCTGCCCCGGCGCCACTCCAACGACGCCGTGCGGCGCGCGCTGGAACGGGCCGATGCGGCCGGGCTTGCCGACAGGCAGATGAGCGGCCTGTCGGGTGGTCAGTTCCAGCGCGTGCTGCTGGCTCGGGCTCTGCTGACCTCTCCGGACCTGCTGATCCTCGACGAGGCCAATCAGGGGCTCGATCACCGCGGCACCGCGGAGTTCTACCGCCAGCTCGCACGGGTGAAGCGGGAGCTGGGCTGCGGGGTGCTGATGGTCAGCCATGAGCTGCATGTGGTCATGCGTGCGTCGGATCGAGTGGTGTGCCTGAACGGGCGGATCTGCTGCCAGGGACCTCCCGACACGGTGGCCGGCTCATCGGCCTATCGCGATCTGCTCGGCGTCGACGAACGCGATGCCGTCGCCTTCTATCGCCACGATCACGCGCCCGAGGAGGCGCTTTCCTGATGCTCGATGACTTCCTCGTTCGCGCCGCGCTGGGCGGCACCGGCGTCGCCCTGGCGGCCGCACCGCTCGGCTGCTTCGTGGTGTGGCGGCGCATGGCCTATTTCGGCGATGCCACCGCCCACGCGGCCATCCTCGGCGTCGCCCTTTCCCTGGTCCTGTCCACCTCCCTGTTCGCCGGGGTGCTGGCGGTCTCGCTGCTGATGGCGCTGGCCGTGTCGCTGCTGAGTGGCCGGGGCTATGCCATGGATACGCTGCTCGGCGTCACTGCCCATGCGGCACTGGCCTTCGGGCTGGTGGCAGTGTCCTTCGTCTCCGGCGTGCGCATCGACCTGATGGGCTATCTGGTCGGCGACATCCTCGCCGTGAGCCGTCAGGATCTCGCCATTATCTGGGGCGGCGCGCTGATGGTGCTGGGACTGCTGAGCTGGCGCTGGCCGGCGCTGCTGACCTCGACCCTGAACCCGGACCTCGCCCATGCCGCCGGGATGGACCCGAAGCGCGAACAGCTGGTGCTGACGCTGTCACTGGCGCTGGTGGTGGCCGTCGCCATCAAGGTGGTGGGCGTGCTGCTGATCGCCGCGCTGCTGGTCATCCCCGCGGCCACTGCCCGGCCGTTCAGCCGCACGCCGGAGCGGATGGCGATCGCGGCGGCGGCGGTCGGCATCTTCTCGGCCAACGGCGGCCTCATGGCCGCCTATCGCTTCGACACCCCTACCGGCCCCACCATCGTCTGCGTCACCACGCTGCTGTTCCTGTGCGCGAGCCTGGCCAGTGCGTGTCGCTTCCGCTCCCGGTCGGCACGGTCCGACCACTAGGCCCGCACCCCGGGGAGGACCTCAGCCCTCGACCTCGGGCCAGTTCCACTGGCTGCGCGCCACGGCGTCGTGGGCATGCAGGCTCTCGGCGTGCACCACCCGCAGACGAAAGCCGGCCACGCCGGGCTGCTCGCGCAGGGTCCGATCCAGGCGCCGGGCGGCGTCCTCGCAGAACATCAGGTTCTGGCCGTTGGCCAGAGCGAAGGCCTGCTCGTCGACGCGCTTGACCGCCGTCTGCAGCGCGGTGCCGAGGCTGGCTTCCGCCCGTTCGATGACCTCGACCACCGGCAGGGCCTCGAGCCCGCCATCGAGGCGCAGCTCGAGATGCGCGCGGCTGCGCTGGCTGTGCGGCGTGGCGACGATGCCCTGTTCGCTGCCGAGCCAGCGGCGCACCGCCTCGTGGTCGAGCGCCGTCTCGTCCTCGAAGTCGCGGTCGAACCGCTCCTGGATCAGCTGTCGCGCCAGCCCCGCCGAGCAGGGGCAGGTCGAGGAATAGCCGATCTCGAGCGACAGCCTCAGCGCGAAGCCGTCGGGCCCGAGCCGGCCGCGCAGCGCGAAGGGATAAGCCTTCCACCCCGCCAGCGGGCTGACCAGCGCCGGTCGGCGCAGCATGGCCTCGCCCTCCAGGTCGAGGAAGGCCTCGCGCGAGAGGTCATGATGGCTGTCGAGGAAGTGTGCCAGCACCTCCTGAAGCCGCCCGGGGGTGATCTCCCGGTCGACCAGACGCTCGAGGGCCAGATAGAGCCGGGACATGTGAATGCCTCGCGCCTCGGCGGCGTCCAGGCTGACGCCGGCATGAGCGCGCGCCTGGACCGGCCGACCCGCCAGGGTCAGCGGCAGATCGATGCCCTCCATGCCGACCCAGGACAGCCGCCCCGGCTGATCGGCGGCGCCGTCGGCGATATCCATCAGCGGCGTTGTCATCAGGCCTCCTCGGCATCGAGCTCGGCGGGCGCGAAGTCGGCGAAGGGATCGGGCAGCGCGCGCCAGAACTCGTGCCCGGCCAGCAGGGTCTCGTCATCGAGCAGGCAGCCGTCCAGGGCCTCGCGCATGCGCGCCTCGTGCATGCCCTGGCCGATGAACACCAGCTCCTGGCGCATGTCGCCGAAGGGCTCCTCCCAGACCTGCTCGATCGCCTCGAGATAGCCGGGATCCGTCGGCCAGTCGACCTCGGGCACGGCCTTCCAGAACAGGCCCGCGAAGCCGTAGTGGGCGACGCCGCCGGCCTGGCTCCACTGCCCGGCGAGGCGCGGGCGCGAGGCCAGCCAGAAGAACCCCTTGGAGCGCAGCAGCCGTTCGCCGAACCAGTCGGCGTGCAGCAGCTCGAAGAACTTCTGCGGATGGAAAGGCCGCCGCGCCCGGTAGGTGAAGCTGGCGATGCCGTATTCCTCGGTCTCCGGCACGTGCTCGCCGCGCATCTCCCTGAGCCAGCCCGGTGCCCGCTGGGCCCGCTCGAAGCTGAAACGGCCGGTATCCAGCACCTCCTCCAACGGGACCGCCCCCTGGGCCATGGCCAGGATCCGCGCCTCGGGATTGAGGCTTCGCAGCACCGCCTCGAGCTCGGCGCGCTGGCGCTCGTCGATCAGATCGGCCTTGCTGATCAGCAGCACGTCGCAGAACTCGATCTGGTCGACCAGCAGGTCGGCGACGTTGCGCTCGTCGTCCTCGCCCAGGCTCTCTCCGGCCTCGGTCAACGACCGGGCCTCACGATACTGGGTGAGGAAGTTGGCACCGTCGACCACGGTGACCAGGGTATCCAGGCGCGCCAGCCGCGACAGGCTCTCGCCGTTGTCGTCCTCGAAGGTGAAGGTTTCGGCCACCGGCAGCGGCTCGGAGATGCCCGTGGACTCGATGACCAGCTGGTCGAAGCGTCCCTCGCGGGCCAGGCGGGCCACCTCGATCAGCAGATCCTCGCGCAGCGTGCAGCAGATGCAGCCGTTGCTCATCTCGACCAGGCGCTGCTCGGCGCGGTTGACCGCGACGTCGGGGACGGGACCGCCGTTGCCCTCGTCCTGCCGCAGCAGGGCCGCGTCGATGTTGACCTCGCTCATGTCGTTGACGA
It includes:
- a CDS encoding metal ABC transporter ATP-binding protein, producing the protein MPLLSLSDVGVTRRGHTILDGIDLSLERNEIVTIVGPNGSGKTTLLRVIIGALAPSRGRVSHDASLTIGYVPQRLHIDPTLPMTVSRFMALPRRHSNDAVRRALERADAAGLADRQMSGLSGGQFQRVLLARALLTSPDLLILDEANQGLDHRGTAEFYRQLARVKRELGCGVLMVSHELHVVMRASDRVVCLNGRICCQGPPDTVAGSSAYRDLLGVDERDAVAFYRHDHAPEEALS
- a CDS encoding metal ABC transporter permease; its protein translation is MLDDFLVRAALGGTGVALAAAPLGCFVVWRRMAYFGDATAHAAILGVALSLVLSTSLFAGVLAVSLLMALAVSLLSGRGYAMDTLLGVTAHAALAFGLVAVSFVSGVRIDLMGYLVGDILAVSRQDLAIIWGGALMVLGLLSWRWPALLTSTLNPDLAHAAGMDPKREQLVLTLSLALVVAVAIKVVGVLLIAALLVIPAATARPFSRTPERMAIAAAAVGIFSANGGLMAAYRFDTPTGPTIVCVTTLLFLCASLASACRFRSRSARSDH
- the folE2 gene encoding GTP cyclohydrolase FolE2, whose amino-acid sequence is MTTPLMDIADGAADQPGRLSWVGMEGIDLPLTLAGRPVQARAHAGVSLDAAEARGIHMSRLYLALERLVDREITPGRLQEVLAHFLDSHHDLSREAFLDLEGEAMLRRPALVSPLAGWKAYPFALRGRLGPDGFALRLSLEIGYSSTCPCSAGLARQLIQERFDRDFEDETALDHEAVRRWLGSEQGIVATPHSQRSRAHLELRLDGGLEALPVVEVIERAEASLGTALQTAVKRVDEQAFALANGQNLMFCEDAARRLDRTLREQPGVAGFRLRVVHAESLHAHDAVARSQWNWPEVEG
- the zigA gene encoding zinc metallochaperone GTPase ZigA encodes the protein MSEPHPLPVTVLSGFLGAGKTTLLNHILANREGRRVAVIVNDMSEVNIDAALLRQDEGNGGPVPDVAVNRAEQRLVEMSNGCICCTLREDLLIEVARLAREGRFDQLVIESTGISEPLPVAETFTFEDDNGESLSRLARLDTLVTVVDGANFLTQYREARSLTEAGESLGEDDERNVADLLVDQIEFCDVLLISKADLIDERQRAELEAVLRSLNPEARILAMAQGAVPLEEVLDTGRFSFERAQRAPGWLREMRGEHVPETEEYGIASFTYRARRPFHPQKFFELLHADWFGERLLRSKGFFWLASRPRLAGQWSQAGGVAHYGFAGLFWKAVPEVDWPTDPGYLEAIEQVWEEPFGDMRQELVFIGQGMHEARMREALDGCLLDDETLLAGHEFWRALPDPFADFAPAELDAEEA